The sequence CGCAGATGGTGACGGGATGTGCGCCGCGGTTCCCGTTCAGCTCGCCCTCGAACGCCTCATCGAGAAGACCCACGCCGAACCGGCGGCGAAACGTCACCTCCTCAAGCGGTTGCCCAGCAAGGCACCGTACTACGAGATGGAGGACGCCACACGCGATCTGAACTACTCGCTGGGTGACCGTGACCGACATGGCCAGAAACTCCCGCTGTTGCTCATGCTCGACAATGGGAGCACCGAAGAGGACCGACCGGCGTATCGGACCCTCGATCATTACGACATCCCCATCCTCGTGGTCGACCACCACCATCCCGACCACGAGGCCGTGGAGCCCTTCGTCGAGGAGCACGTCAACCCGTACCTGCACGGCGAGGACTACCGGATCACGGCCGGGATGTTGAGCGTCGAACTGGCCCGCATGATCGACCCCGAAATGACCGAGGAACTCCGACACGTGCCAGCAGTCGCCGGGCTCTCGGACCGGTCGAAGGCCGACGAGATGGACGATTATCTGGCGCTGGCCGAGGACGCGGGGTATGAACGCGACGCCCTCGAGGAGATCGGCGAGGCCCTCGACTACGAGGCGTACATGCTTCGATACAACGACGGTCGGAGTCTCATCTACGACGTCCTCGGCATCGACGACGCGGACGAACCACGACACCGCGAATTGATCGAATTCCTCGCCGATCGGGCGGCACGCGACGTCGATTCCCAACTCGGCGACGCGATGGACCACGTGGAACACGAGCGGGTCGCGAACGGCGCCCACCTCTACCGTATCGACCTCGACGACCACGCCCATCGATTTACCTATCCCGCACCGGGGAAGACGACCGGCGAGATTCACGATCGGAAGGTCGTCGAGACGGGCGAACCCGTGATTACCATCGGCTACGGTCCCGACTTCGCGGTGCTTCGGAGCGACGGGGTCCGCCTCGACATCCCCCAGATGGTGACCGATCTGAACGACGAGTTGCCCGGCGCAGGCGTGAGCGGTGGCGGCCACCTCGTGGTTGGAAGCATCCGGTTCGTTCCCGGGATGCGCGAAGCGGTTCTCGACGCGCTCATCGAGAAGATGGCGAGTGCCGAGATCGACGAGGCACTGTCCAGCACCCTCGACCGTTAATCCCCGGTCGCCGGGTCGAAATCGAACGTTTTCGCGAACCCGACTGCCCCGATCACGGCTGTCGCTAGCCCGGCCAGCATCGACCAGTGGATTCGCCAGGCCGCACCCCGCCAGTCTGCCCGAAAGAGTCGCGTGTAATACCGTCCGACTGCCGGGTCGCTGACCACGACCGCAACCTCCCGGTTCTCGCGGAGGGCGGTGGGATTCCAGTTGAGACTCCCCACGGCGGCGTGGTGTTCGTCGACGACCATCCCCTTTACGTGGAGGTGGTCGTACCGCGACCGTGGTTCGACGAGTCTGACTGTCAATGGGAGGTCCTCCGTGTCGGCCTGGCGGGAGAGGTTCTCCGCGAGCGCCGTGTTGTCCTCGTCGACGTACCAGGCACCGCCGAGGAGGATCCGAACCGAGACGCCACGGCGCGCGGCGTCGACGGCCGCGTTGAGGAGTGGCCCGTCCTCGTCGATGGATACCTGCTGGATCCGGATCGATTCGTCCGCGTCGTCGATGCGATCTAACATGGCCGACTCGGCATTGTCCGGGGCCACCAGGACCTGCGCGGACGCCGCAGTGGACTCCACAGGCGCGAATCGAGTAGGGTATCGTCCGTCTGCGACTGCGTCGGGTTGTCCGTCCGGTGAGAGACTATCCCAGTGCCGACCGTCTACCCACTCGGAGTCCTCGGCGAACACGGTCGCCAGGTGATCGGCGAGTTGCCTCTCCTCGAGGACGACACCCCACCCACGACTGGCCTTGCCGCCGACGCCAGCGGGTTTCCAGTTCTCCGAGGTCACCAGTACCGTGTCGTCGACGACCGCGTATTTCGCGTGGTGGTATCGGTATCTGCCGCGTGGGCCTCCCGAAGCGGTGACTTCGATCCCGCGGGCGCTCAGCCGATCGAGCGTGCGTATCTGCGCCGCCGACGTCCCACCGACTGGCGATTCATCGACGAGAACCGCCACATCGACACCTCGCCGATGGGCGGCGAGGAGCGCGTCGGCTACGGCCGACGAGGACATGGTGTATCCCGCGAGGAGGATGCGTCGGTCCGCGGCCTCGATGCGGTCGAGGGGAACGGTGGGCGTGTCTGGGAGCGCGAACGCCGTCACCGGGACGTTCGTCGACGATACCACCGGGAGGTCGGTCGATCCGAGCGGAGTCCAGGACTCTCCATCCCACACTTCCGCGGTCGGGGCACGGTCGTACGTGAGTGTCGATACCGGCTCCCCCTCCCGGAGGAGGGTCACGGTCTCACCACCGTTAGATAAGGCGAGTCCATCATCGACGACGACGGTCTCGTGATCGGTCAACCGAGAAGCGACCCGCGGGTCGTCGGTGACGGCGACCGCGCCATCGACCGATCTGTCCGGGAGGTCGATCGTATTTTCGCCGTCGGAGAGAGAATACTCGTCGAGAGCCGCGTTCTCCTTTATCTCGAGAACGACGAACTCTCCCTCGTCACCGTCTGTCGCTGGATTCGGATAGACCCCAACGAGCGATACCGAACCGCTCGAAGCGACGAGAGCGAGTGCGAGCGCAAGACGCCAGATCACGTGCCGGGTTGGTCGGATCCTCGTATATAAACGGTCGGCAGTCGCGTGGGTTTTTGGTGTTCGCCCGTTCGAACTGTGGTATGAACGGTATCGCAGCAACCCTCCGACTGGCCGGGGCCGCAATCGGCGCGGTCGGAGCCATCCTCCTGTTCATCGAGTTCTTCCAGGTGCCGAGTTACGTCCGCTACGACACGGACTTCGAGAGCTACAACCTGGAGATATCACCGGCGACAGCGAGCGAATACACGTGGTTCGGCCGTATTGGCGCACTCGCGCTGGCGGTCGCCTTCAGCCTTCAGTTGTTGGCAGGATTTCTGGGTTAGGCCGGTACTTCCCCATCGAGGGCTTTGACCGCCTTCGATGCCTCGACCGAGACGATGTAGGGCTGGTCGTCGGCGTACTCCGCAGCGGTCTCCAGCGCACGTTCGGTGCCGATCTGGACGAGCGCCCAGGCCGCACTCGCTCTGACCAGGTTGTCTTCGTCAACGTCGTCGAGGACGTCGGCAAGCGGTTCGATGGCCCGCGTATCGCCGATCAGGCCGAGCGAGCGGGCTGCCTGGCTTCGGACGCTTTCGTCGTCGACGACGAGCTGCTGAGCGACCGACTCGGTCGTCTCTTCGCTCCCGATCGCCCCGAGGGCCTTGAGCGCGACCGTCTGCAACGACGGATTCCCTTCGGATTCGGCGTGTTTCTTGACCGCCGACACTCCGTCCTCGGCACCGATCTTGCCGATGGCTTCGATGGCCAGTTCGTTCCGGCGGTTGGCGAGTCCGGTCAGTTCCTCGAGGCCGGCGGGGTCGCCCATCCGAAGGAGGGACTCGACGCAGTGGCGCTGGATGAAGTCGGAATCGCCCATCTTCTCCAACAGCAAAAGGACCATCTCGACGTTGCCACGCTTCTCCCAGGTTTTCAGCGCGCTCCACTCCGGTGGGAAGTCCTTGAACTTCCGGCCTTCGATCGGTTCGTAGAAGCCCTCGCGTCTGAGTTGCTCGCGAATCTCGAGGTCCAACCAGGCGGTAGACGCGTCGACGTCGTCAGCGAGTTCGTCCGTGAGATCGAGGAGGGAGGCGATCGTCGCTGCGTCGTCGTCGGCGTCGAGGTCCGCGGCTTCGACTGCCTGCATTGCAATCTCCAGTTCGTTTGCCAGTTCCGACGGATCGGGAACCGGTTCGCCGAAGTCGGCGTCGACGTGCTGAGTGAACCCATCCGTATACGTTTCAACGACCGGAAGGAGTTCGTCAGTCCCCTCCTTTGCCCAGCGCGTGTCGGCGATGGTCGATCGAACGTCGTCGATGGCGTCGACCACGTCCGAACCGTAGGGACCACGCTGATCCTCGGCGTCGTCACGAAGGTCCTCGAGTCGTGATTCGAGGTCGTCTTTCGGATCTTCGGGATCTTCGTCTTCGTCTTCCGGCTCGATCAATGGGATGTCCGCGTCTTCGAGGTCGGCTTCGATCTCCTCGAGTATTTCATCGACCTCGTCGAGATCCGGCTCCGTTGTTGCATCCTGGAGTGTTGCTTCGGCCTCATCGAGTCTCGATTCGAACTCCGCAACCTGCGGATCTACGTCGTTCTCGTCTGGAGTCGCGTCGGACTCCTCGTCCCCGTCGCTCATACCTTCGATGTTCCGCGAGAAATCCTATGAGCGTTTCCCTTCGTCGCGCGGGTAGTACCGTGGTGACAGAAGGAGGTAGCCGAGCGCCCACGCGAACAGGACGGTCGGGAAGACCCTATCTAGCGCGCTGGGGAACAGGACGGCCAGTCCCTGAACGACACCCATGACCAGTGCGTCCCGTGTCCAGAGATCGGGGTAGGTGACCGGCGCCAGCATCGCGAGCGAGAGGAGTGCCGTCCCAGTGAGGATCGAAACCGGACCGAGCCCGGCGAGGATTCCGGTTGCGATGAGCGTTGCCGCGAGCGTCGTCTGCGCACCCTCTGTCGACGAGTTTCCGACGTCGAGGGCGGTGTACAGTCCGAGGCGGACGACAGCTGTCGCGACAAAAACGGCCGGGATACCGATCCACGCGGTTTGCTCCCACCACGGCATCGACGACGACCCGATCGTTCCGCCGAGAGCGACGACGGTGAACGCCGGTGCGACGCCGAAGGTGGCTACGTCGGCGAGCGAATCGAGATGGGGGCCGTACTGTGTCCCCCCGCGCCACCGGGCCACGATTCCATCGATCGCATCGAGGATGGCGCCCAGGAGGATGACCCTGGCGGCGAGAGACGGATCGACCGCCGCCGCGACGACGGCCACGAACCCGACGGCAGCATTCGTGACGGTGACGTGGTCGGCGAGTCCGAGTCGTCCGGCGAACCGTGGCCGCATACGCCGAGGAAAGCGGAACGGCTCCTTACGTGTTTATACTTCGCGGCACCGTCGGTGGGTGGATTCGACAGTGAAAAAGACGTCTCGGTTGGTTCCTCGGGACTACTCGTCGACGTCCGCTGCCGCTTCCTCTTCCGCGTGGACTTCCTCGGGGTGTGCCTCGAGGGTCGTCTTCTCGACCTCGACGCGGCGGAGGGGGTAGATCGTTTTCGCTTCGTTGTAGATCGCACTGGAGAGTCGCCCCTGGACGATGCTGTCCAGGAGTCCTTCGAAGGTCCGTTCGGCTGCGGCCTCTTCGACGAGGTCCAGCATGGTCCGACGGATGGCCTCTTTCTGGCTGCGGTCCGCGACTTTCGTGGTGAAGGCCACCGGTTGCACCTGGACGCGGTAATCGTCCGCGGTGCGGACGGTCAGGATGGCCTTGACCTTCGAGGAGCCACGACGGACGAGACTCCGATTGTAATCGCGGGTCAGTTCCTGCTTGATGAGCTCGGTGTACGCGGCGTCGCTGCCGACGTCGGTCACCCTGAAGGTGAGCTTGATGTTGTTCTCGCCACCGTCGTCGGTGACGTCACCCAGGGTCGTTTCGATGGTTCGGTCCAGTACCTTTTCCGGTTCGTCAGCGGGGGTCTCGCCGATCTCCGCCCGGTCGAACTGCTCCGGGGCGAGGACGGTGTACCACCGCTTCTCTTGACTCCGTTTGGAGACTGATCGTTCACTCATGTGTTGATGTGGTGTGTCGTTCGGCGAGCTGTACGAGTTCGTCAGCGACGGCGCAGTTGACGACGTAATCGTCGAGTGTCGATCGCAGACCACTGGTCGAATCGCGTTCGATGGTCGTGACCACCTGGTCGGGACCGTTCTCCGGTCGGTCGACGGTGGTGGTGATGGAGGCCGTGTTGTCCGGGCGAATCGAGGCGGCGACCGCCTCGGGGTCCGACACGTCGGTTCTGATGATCGCCGTCCGCGTCATTCTCGCCCCTCCAGACTCGTGACGAGCGCATCCGTCTCCGTTTCGGCCCACGCACTCGCGAGCCCCGCGTGGCCGCCGACGGAATCGATGCCGTCGAGCGACGCGAGTCGGTCCCTCGCATCGTGGTCCGACGTGGCCAGCGCGACCTCGTCCGCATCGACGACCAGCACGGTCGGTTCCGCCGAGCGGAAATCTCGAACGAGTCGAGCCGTCGTCCACGGGTCCGCACCGTCCGTCTCGAGGACGACGAACCCAGAATGGCGGGTTCTATCGCCGAGTCGGACGGCGTCGTGCACGGCACTCGCGTGCTCGCGCCAGGCCTCCAGAACGTCAGTTCGGTCGGCGTGGTCGAGTGCGAGTGCGGTGGCAAGACCCGGTTCGGTACGCGCGAGGACGGCGAGGACGTCCGCGTACCCCTCTACGGTTTCGAAGGGGCCTTCCGAGAGGACGTGTGGGCGCAGGACCCGCTCGATGGCCGTGACGGCGCTCTCCGGTGCCGGTGGCTCGGTCGCGGCGAGCGCGACGGCAGAGGCGACGCGTCGGTGGGCAGCCTCGTCCATGGCCGCCGGCAGATCGAGTTCGGCGAGCAGCGCTCCTCCACGTTGTTCGTCGCCGGAGATATCGGCGTGGAACAGCGTCGAGTGGGCGAGACCATCACCGAGGTCGGCCGTCGGTATGCCGACTCCCGGGCGGCGGTGGACGCCGGATTCGGTGGCTGCATCGAGGGCCTCACCGTGCGGGACCGTCCCCGCCGCAAGAGCCCCCGCAATGGCCAGGATGGCGTCGGGGTCACCGAATTCGCTCGCCACCTCGAACGCTGCGATGGCGTTGGATTCGGCGAAGAGGACCGAGTCGGCGTCCTCGCCCTCGATACCGACAGAGACGGTCGTCTCGGTCGACGATTCGATCCGTCGGTCGGCCGCCGCGCGCGTTCGGACCGTCGAAACCTGGTAGGGCGTCGCCGGTTCGAGCGCGTTCGCGAGAATCCCCGCCGCGGCGACCGAGTCGCCGTCGGCGTGGCTCACGACGTGGACGAAGTCGGCCTCGCGCAGCGTGGCGGTGAGCGCCGAGACGTCCGGGTCGGTTGCGGCGGTTCGACCGGTGGTCGCCATCTGGGGTTACTCCACGAGCTCCTTCGCGTTCTCGTAGGTGTACTCGAAGTCCTGGTCGATGGCGTCGCCGCGGTAGTAGTTGGCGAGCCGACGGATCTTGGACTCGGTGTTCTGCAGGGCACGCTTGTTCGAATGGTCCTGCTGATTCTCGTCCATGTGCTGGCGGAGGTTGACCGCCTTCTCGAGGAGGTTGTACAGATCCTCGGGAAGTTCAGGGGCTGCGTCGTTGTCCTCGAGGATTTCGGTGATCTTCTTCCCGGTGGCAGCCTTCACGTTCGGGACGGGCGTGCCCTGTACGCCTTCGTCACGAAGCTTGAGCCCGATCTGGCTCGGGTCGTGGCCTTCGTCGGCAAGTTCGACGACGCGCGCTTCGATAGCGTCCGCGTCGACGTCGCTCCACTCCGGTGGCTCGTCTGTCGCCGGTTTGTCCGAACCGGACGTTCCCCGGCGACGGGTATGCATTCGTGCCATAGCTGTCGGATTGGAACTGCACGTACCGCAGGATAGCGGGCCGGCGTCGTGCCGGCGAGCACTACCGCAATCCCGAGTCCACGTGGGTGGACGAGTCAGATTTGCGGTCGTGCGGTTCCCTATGGAAAGCCACTGGCGGCGACCGCTAAAGGGTTTCGTTCCCCTGGCTCCCGTCGGGGTCTGATCGTCGAGCGCGAGGAGCCCCGCGCCCTGGGTCGAATCGAGGGGTTTATCACTCGACCTGTGCAAAGGATGGATGCGTTCGAGGGCTCGTAGATCAGTGGTAGATCACTCCCTTGGCATGGGAGAGGCCCCGGGTTCAAATCCCGGCGAGTCCATGCCGGAACCTTACTCGTGTTCATATGTTCTATTCCTCCGCGAGAAGCTTCTATTTATCCGAATTTTCGACAGCAGGTAATTTCGGGCCCCCTTCGAAAATCGAGTTCCACCCACTCCGAGTGGCGGGTCGGCGTCGACTGGCGTTGCAATCAGGGAGATGGTGTGTCACCGTTTCGATTGCCGTCCGCTTCGGTAGCGAACCAGTCAGTCTGCTATCGGGAGCGCGACGATAAAGATAGCACCCTGTGGATCGTTGTCTTCTACCCACACCTCGCCGCCGTATTCAGAGACGAGCGTGTCCACGAGATGGAGGCCCATTCCGGTTCCGTTGCTTTGCAATCCCTGCTCTCCCTTCCCGAATATCGCGTCCTTCCGCTCGTCGCTCACCCCCGGGCCATTATCCGATATGTGGACCTCGACCATGTCATCCTGTACTGTCGTAGCGACGACGATTTCGGGCCTCTCCGCCTCGGTGTGCTGGATGGCGTTTTTCAATAGGTTCCGAAAAACGGCGTCCAGCATCTGGTCGGCGAATACCGTTTGGTCGAATAGATCCCCCTCCACGTCGATGGTGGCGGTTTGATCCGAGGATCGAATCGCGTCGATCTCTCCGTGTAGAACGGTCCTGATATTCATTTTCTGGCGCTCGACCCCCTGAGTGAGCATCACGTCTGCAATACGACCAGCAGTCATAGTCAATTCGATGGCATTTTTCGCACTTTCCTGGACGGTGTGGAGGTACGTTGCGCCATCGTCATCGATGTGGTCAGCGAGCATTTCCGAGTAGGCCGTAATGATCTGGAGGTCGTTACGAATGTCGTGACGCAAGACTTCGTTCAATATATCCAGGTTATCACGTTGTTCTTCGAGGAGTTCTTTGCGGTGGGACAGTTCGGTCAGTGCCTGTGCGTGTGAGACTGCCTTTTCGATACGGTTCAGTAGGAGGCTAAATTCACTCCCTTCGACGATGGTTTCCTTCGTCACGTAATCGGTCGCGCCCAGTCTGATCGCATCGATAGCGACCCCTTCACCACCCTGTCCAGTCAGAATGATGAATGGAAGCGCCCCTTGCGCTTCACGGACGTTTCCTAGCAGCTCGATTCCATTCATCGGCTGCATGTGATAGTCACTAACGATACAAGCGACGTCCTGGTGAGGGAGGTCCTCCAGGACAGTCTCTCCATCGTAGTAGGCTCTCGTTTCGAAGTCGGACTGCTCTTCGATCTCCCGAGCCATCATATTCGCAAAAAACTCACTGTCATCGACGATTATGACGGTCGACTGTTCGGGGGTACCGTCTCTCCACTGCACCGACTCGGATGCGTCGCCGGTCATTGGGAGTAACTACACCCGAACGCGGTCAAAAAGGTTCGCTGTCATCAACGAACAGGTCTCCCCCGAAGATCGAAAGAAGGGTGTTCGTCCCGAGTACGCCGGTCGCTCCGGAAGAAATGGCCCAAGGTGTCCGCCCAATCGTTGTCGGGTAGGCCCGAGGCGGCAAGCGCACCCGGATTCAGCTGGGGAATGGGGGGCCAATAGCTGACCCATCAATCCGTCAGTGTCGCACCGATCACCTTTCGCTCGGCTTTTCGCAGGTGTTGATGGAAGGTCGATGAATCGACCCCCATCGACGCGGCTAGATCCTGGCCGCTCGTGCTGCGGGGCCACTCGTAGAACCCCGCGTGATAGGCTGCCTGGATGGTGGCCCGCTGGCGGTCGGTTAACTCCTCGAGGACGACTCCCCGACGCGTGTGCTCCGAGTGGTGATTGCGTTTCAGGTTTCGCTGGGTGACCATCTCCATCCCGGGATACGCATCGGTGATGGCTTCGACGACCTGTCGAATGTCGACGGTGGTCGGAAGGTGGACCTGCATGTAGTAATCGCCGTTTTCGATGAGAGACCGGCGGATGTCGCCACCCTGTGATGCGATAGTGGCGAGGACCGGTGGATCGGTAAATACGACCTCGAAGCGGCTCTCGTCGTCTGTCGTCTCGAGGATGGACACCGAGTCCCACTGCGGATATTTCTCCGAAGTGGTCAGCGCTTCGATGACTGCCAGGCCGTTACCGGTCGCAGTCCCATATCCGAGATACTCTGAATTATCGAGGGGGACCGTCTGATGGAAATCGACCGTTCCCGTCGAATCACCCTCGATCCCGAGTGCGTCCGCCAGGTGCTGGAGTCGAAACTCCAGTTCGACGACCTCGTTGGAGAGCAACGCACGCTTGCGCTCGACGGCGGCGATGGCGTGACCGATGATCTCGCCGAGCTGGCTGATCACCGTCCGTTCCTGGGATGTGAAGGCGTTGAGTCGCTCGGCATACACGTTCAATACCCCATAGAGGGTTTCGTCGTGAATGATGGGAATCGCTGCCGAAGACCGGAAGCCGTATTTGGAAACGTCGTCGCGCCAGGGATCGTGACGGTGCTCGGTATCGAAGTCATTCGTGACCTGAATCTCGCGTTGCAAGATGGCCCGTCCCGTCGGTCCCGCACTGCGCTCGTCGTCAGGATCGACCGAGATGGTGATTCCATCGAGGTATCCCTCGACTCCCGCCTCCGCTCTGAGCGACACCGTCTGGGAGTGCATGTCAACGTCCCCGATCCAGGCGAACAGGTAGGAGTCGGAGGCAGCGAGACGATCGCAGACGATGGTCTCGATCTCCTCTCTCGTCGATTGATAGATGACTGCATCGGTGATCTCCCTGACGATCGTGTTCAAATTGTCTAGGGCGGTGAGCTGTTCGCGCTGGTGGAGCAACTCCTGTTCGAAACGCCGACGGTCGATCGCGTTTGCGAGGATGTTCGCAACCGACTGCACGAAGGCGATATCTCGCTCGGAGTACTCCTTCGGGCTCGTGTCGTGCGTCCCGAGGACGCCCCACGGGTCGTCAGGGGAGCCGATGATGGTGCTGATGCCGCTCTCTACATCGTGGTCCGCCAGTAGCTCTGGAAGACAGAATCTGGATTCGTCCTGCTGATTTTCGACGACGACGGGCTGTTCGGTCGACAGGGTATAGGCCGCCTGTGTATCATCCGAGACGGCCGAAACAGTGGCGGAGCCCACTGCACCGTCCTCCCATCCAGTTCCCTGTCGTAAAACGAGTTCCGTCCCCGTTGCGTCGAGTTCGAGCACCTTGCAGTACTCCAGATCCAGGACCGCCGCGACGTGCTCGACAGCCGTATCCAGTAGCGCGTCGAGATTGCGATCTTCCAGTGCCCGTTGACCGAGCGATGCGATCACCTCCTCCTGGCGAACGTATCGCTCGCGTTCTGATTCGGTGAACGGCCAGTCATTCGGTGGCGAATCGCGGGCTTCGAAGGCTGTCCCAGGTGGCCACCAGACGCGTGCGCTGGCACCGACTTTCTTGGTTTCGAGCATCCCTTCGTCGACGAGTCTGGTGAGTCGGTCGTAGGTGCTTCGTCGCCCCAAGTCGAGTCGTTCGGCGACTTCGTTCGTCCCGAGCGGTTCGAAAGCCTCGTCGAAGACCGCGAGTGTTTCCAGGAGCGGTTCGGTCAACGAACTGTCACTCATTGCCGTCTACTGGAGACCGACAGCCTTCAACCCTCCGCTGGCGGAGGTCCGGTCGGAAGTGATTCCGGCACTGGATGGCTATCATCGGTCGATAAACAGTATCGTACGCCGTTTCCATCTGGTTATGAGGGATCGTGGGAATCTCCGTGTAGAACCCAATGGGTTGGGGCTTCATCTTATCGGGATACGGCGCATAGGAGGAGGTGTCCACCGATCGATGTCGGTGGGGGGAAGACAATGGTTACTGAATTAAACAGCGTGGACTCGGGTGACGATGCCCGTATCGCTGAAGGAGACCGGCATCGGATACTGGCCAACGATCGCCGTCGGACCGTCATTGCGGTCCTGCGAGCGTCCTCGACGCCGATTTCGCTCGACGCCCTCGCGGCTCGAGTCGACCACCGGACCGAGGAACTGGCCCAGCGAGAGACCGATCACATCGCGAACGTCGCGATCGGGCTCCATCACAATCATCTGCCGAGGCTGGCCGAAATGGGCGTTATCTCGTACGACCCTGAGACGACGTACGTGGATACGTGCGTGGACCTCGGTCAGCTCACAGATTGAATCGGTGGACACTTTCAACTACGGTGCCGTCGCCTTGACAGGAGCGGACCGTTCAACCGTCTTCGATTTATCTCGTCGACATCGCCCGGGCGAGATGGCCGCGACCGCTCGACACCCTCAATGGACGACGACGACGGGTATCTCCGAGCGTCTGACGACCTGTTCGGCCACGCTTCCGAACATGACACGGCCGACACCGGATAAGCCCCGGTTCCCGATCACGATCTCGTCGATGTCGTTCTCTTCTGCATACGTCAGGATTTGGTTACTCGGTTTCCCCGTTACGTATGCCGTATCGATGGTGGCTCCCAGCTCCTCCGCGGTGGCTCGAATGGTATCGAGTATCTCTCGTGCCTCCGCTTTCTCGTCCTCGACCTGTGGAAGGTCCTCGAGATCTTCCATGAACGCCGAGAAGTACCCCTCCGGGAGTTCAACGACGTGGAGAGCGGTGATATCGCCGTCCGGGAAGTGATTGACTGCGTACTCCACTGCTCGCTCGGAGTGTTCCGAACCGTCGACAGGAACGAGTATATTACTCATAGATGAACATACGAGGTAGCCAACTATTAAACTATAGGGTGGTTCCCGTGGAGTAATTCCACAGGTCCCTATTCCCGCGGGGCCAGCGCCCGCATCGTCTCTCGGCGTTCAGCCTCGTCCATCGGTCCGAAGAAGCTCACCTGGACGGCGTCAACGCCGTCCACTGCTTCGAATCGCTCCAGTTGTTCACGAGCTTCGTTGGGCGTTCCTGCTGCGACGAGGTCGTCGAGTAGTTCGTCTGGAATCGACGCGAGGGCCACGTCGCGGTCACCATCGTCCCACGCGGTTCGAACCGCCTCCGTGACGTCCATCCATCCTGCATCGGCGATTGCCTTGCGGTAATACGGTCCGTACCGAGCGATCATGAACGCGACGTGCTGGCGTGCATACCGTCGTGCTCGCGAGCTATCCTCGATTGCACCCGCTCGAAGGTGTGGGGTGACCAGGAGTTGGTCCGCGGATCTGTCGCCGAGTTCGGCACCACGCCGGAGGTCGGTCAGTCGCTCCTCGAGCGCATCGATGGTGAGCAATTGCGGCACCCAGCCGTCGGCGAATCGGCCGGCCATCTCGGTCGCTTTGGGGCCCAGTGAAGCGACATCTACCGGTGCGGGTGGTTTCGGGGGCGGGGATTCGAGTTTCAACGTGTTCGGTGAGAATATCTCCCCGTCGTAGTCGAGTCGGTCTCCGGACTGTACCTGTCTGACGATCTCGATAGCCTCGCGGACGTGTCGCAGCGGCCGGTCGAAATCGACGCCGTGCCACCGCTCGACGAGTGCTGGCGAGGATGCGCCGAGTCTGAGCCGGAACCGACCGCCGCTCAGCTCCTGCAGTGTCGCGGCGGTCTGCCCCAGCGTCGTCGGCGTTCTGGAAAACGGTGAGAGGACGTCGTCGGCGATTCCGATGTCGGTGGTACGTTCTGCGAGCAGTCCGAGGACGAGCGGAACGTTTCGCCCGTTGGTCTCGCCCATGGTCACGAACCCGTATCCCAGTTTCTCGGCCAGCTG is a genomic window of Halanaeroarchaeum sp. HSR-CO containing:
- a CDS encoding universal stress protein; this translates as MSNILVPVDGSEHSERAVEYAVNHFPDGDITALHVVELPEGYFSAFMEDLEDLPQVEDEKAEAREILDTIRATAEELGATIDTAYVTGKPSNQILTYAEENDIDEIVIGNRGLSGVGRVMFGSVAEQVVRRSEIPVVVVH
- a CDS encoding TIGR04024 family LLM class F420-dependent oxidoreductase; the encoded protein is MPENTNRGLVLSMNAYDDIDAAVDTAQLAEKLGYGFVTMGETNGRNVPLVLGLLAERTTDIGIADDVLSPFSRTPTTLGQTAATLQELSGGRFRLRLGASSPALVERWHGVDFDRPLRHVREAIEIVRQVQSGDRLDYDGEIFSPNTLKLESPPPKPPAPVDVASLGPKATEMAGRFADGWVPQLLTIDALEERLTDLRRGAELGDRSADQLLVTPHLRAGAIEDSSRARRYARQHVAFMIARYGPYYRKAIADAGWMDVTEAVRTAWDDGDRDVALASIPDELLDDLVAAGTPNEAREQLERFEAVDGVDAVQVSFFGPMDEAERRETMRALAPRE
- a CDS encoding hybrid sensor histidine kinase/response regulator: MTGDASESVQWRDGTPEQSTVIIVDDSEFFANMMAREIEEQSDFETRAYYDGETVLEDLPHQDVACIVSDYHMQPMNGIELLGNVREAQGALPFIILTGQGGEGVAIDAIRLGATDYVTKETIVEGSEFSLLLNRIEKAVSHAQALTELSHRKELLEEQRDNLDILNEVLRHDIRNDLQIITAYSEMLADHIDDDGATYLHTVQESAKNAIELTMTAGRIADVMLTQGVERQKMNIRTVLHGEIDAIRSSDQTATIDVEGDLFDQTVFADQMLDAVFRNLLKNAIQHTEAERPEIVVATTVQDDMVEVHISDNGPGVSDERKDAIFGKGEQGLQSNGTGMGLHLVDTLVSEYGGEVWVEDNDPQGAIFIVALPIAD
- a CDS encoding KEOPS complex subunit Pcc1 encodes the protein MTRTAIIRTDVSDPEAVAASIRPDNTASITTTVDRPENGPDQVVTTIERDSTSGLRSTLDDYVVNCAVADELVQLAERHTTSTHE
- a CDS encoding bacterio-opsin activator domain-containing protein; this encodes MSDSSLTEPLLETLAVFDEAFEPLGTNEVAERLDLGRRSTYDRLTRLVDEGMLETKKVGASARVWWPPGTAFEARDSPPNDWPFTESERERYVRQEEVIASLGQRALEDRNLDALLDTAVEHVAAVLDLEYCKVLELDATGTELVLRQGTGWEDGAVGSATVSAVSDDTQAAYTLSTEQPVVVENQQDESRFCLPELLADHDVESGISTIIGSPDDPWGVLGTHDTSPKEYSERDIAFVQSVANILANAIDRRRFEQELLHQREQLTALDNLNTIVREITDAVIYQSTREEIETIVCDRLAASDSYLFAWIGDVDMHSQTVSLRAEAGVEGYLDGITISVDPDDERSAGPTGRAILQREIQVTNDFDTEHRHDPWRDDVSKYGFRSSAAIPIIHDETLYGVLNVYAERLNAFTSQERTVISQLGEIIGHAIAAVERKRALLSNEVVELEFRLQHLADALGIEGDSTGTVDFHQTVPLDNSEYLGYGTATGNGLAVIEALTTSEKYPQWDSVSILETTDDESRFEVVFTDPPVLATIASQGGDIRRSLIENGDYYMQVHLPTTVDIRQVVEAITDAYPGMEMVTQRNLKRNHHSEHTRRGVVLEELTDRQRATIQAAYHAGFYEWPRSTSGQDLAASMGVDSSTFHQHLRKAERKVIGATLTD
- a CDS encoding 30S ribosomal protein S15 produces the protein MARMHTRRRGTSGSDKPATDEPPEWSDVDADAIEARVVELADEGHDPSQIGLKLRDEGVQGTPVPNVKAATGKKITEILEDNDAAPELPEDLYNLLEKAVNLRQHMDENQQDHSNKRALQNTESKIRRLANYYRGDAIDQDFEYTYENAKELVE